A genomic window from Salvelinus alpinus chromosome 10, SLU_Salpinus.1, whole genome shotgun sequence includes:
- the LOC139531518 gene encoding mitochondrial import inner membrane translocase subunit Tim21-like — protein sequence MVYSFILKVVQRNLQQHQSLSTQCVDRIWKRMQNSVHLQKPTTAPSRYIFYRTADRSSIVSGIFCTQNRSISLDTRLRSKEEKDGGQVSVPRRGPSTAQKVKEAGKDFTYLIVVLIGLGVTGGLLYVVFQELFSSSSPSKVYSKAFNKARLHPEVIGVFGEPIKCFGETSRRGRRQQVSHVEYMKDGLKHMRLKFYIEGDEPGRQGTVHTESKENPETGKLEFRYIFVEVDTYPRRTIIIEDNR from the exons ATGGTGTATTCTTTCATACTGAAAGTTGTGCAGCGTAATTTGCAGCAACATCAATCACTATCAACGCAATGCGTTGATCGAATATGGAAACGCATGCAAAACAGTGTGCACCTTCAGAAACCGACTACAGCACCATCCAGATATATTTTCTACAGGACCGCAGATCGCTCATCTATTGTGAGCGGTATATTTTGTACACAGAATCGAAGCATTTCTCTCGACACAAGGTTGAGAAGTAAAGAAGAAAAGGATGGTGGACAGGTGTCAGTACCTAGGCGAGGACCTTCTACTGCACAAAAAG TCAAAGAAGCTGGCAAAGACTTCACCTATCTCATAGTTGTGCTCATCGGACTTGGAGTAACTG GTGGGTTGTTGTATGTGGTGTTCCAGGAGCTGTTTTCCTCCTCCAGCCCCAGCAAGGTCTACAGCAAAGCCTTCAACAAAGCCAGGTTGCACCCAGAG GTGATTGGAGTGTTTGGGGAGCCAATCAAGTGCTTTGGTGAGACGTCCCGTCGTGGTAGAAGACAGCAAGTCAG TCATGTAGAGTATATGAAGGATGGACTAAAGCACATGAGGCTGAAGTTCTACATTGAAGGGGACGAACCAGGCCGTCAGGGAACGGTGCACACGGAATCCAAAGAG AACCCTGAAACTGGGAAGTTAGAGTTTCGCTACATCTTCGTGGAAGTAGACACCTACCCAAGGAGAACCATCATCATCGAGGACAACAGATAA